AAAATATCAAGATGAAGGTAAAGCACGCGGCAATAAACGCCAGTTGGGGCTTATCCATTGCCCACGCTGATAAGCGCGATACAAAAAATAAATGCCTGCCGAAGTACATAAAATAAGGGCAAAGATGCTACATTCAGGACCAAAACTCCCCCCTGTAATCCACTCGTTGCCCGACACCTGCGGCACTATCCAACCTTCCAAATCATTGCCCGATACTGCCAAACCAAATACAGCAGACTGCACATAGTTCCATGCAAAATGCAAACCCTGGCGACAGCCACACACGCCGTGTGAACATATATAAGTAGCTGCGAGCAAAATACCCGCTTCCACGCTATCGCTATAGAACTGTAGAAAGCGTAGCATTGTCGTTTGCGGGCAGAAAGCCAAACAACAGTGCCGAAAATATAATTGCCGCCGTACTGCCGCCCCATTCTTCAAAAATTTTAAAAGCAATAACGCGCAGTATCATCTCTTCGGCAAAGGCTGCAACCCAGAAAAACGAGCAAGCAGACCATAAAATAGTGGGGCTGTTGAAGCCCAACACGCGATAAGTTCCGAGAATATACATCAGCCCTACCACTGCACACATAATTCCCGCGCCCCACAGCATACCCCAAACTGCTTCGCCAAGGGCATTGCGTGCGCTGACCTCCAATGCCGGACGCTGCTCAATATAACGGGTATAGAGCCGATACATTCCTATCATTGCCAAAAATGATAAAACCGATATAATCGCTTCTACTATATCTTCGCCTTTGAAATTAAAATTGTCAGGAATGAAGCGTGCGCCGAGCCATTGAATGGCAGCTAAAGGCAAAAACACCCAAATAACAGCTACTAAAATGCGTATCAAAGGAAAATTGAGGATTTTCTCACCCAAGCTTTGGGGATTTCGCTGCGAAAAAAGTTCGTAGCTCTGATTGTACTCAGGAAAGAGCATCTTCATATACAAATTCGGAAAAAATATAGCAATAAAAATATAGCGTGCAAAGTAGAAAATTTTGCTACAAAAAACAAATATCCCCCGATACTGCAAAACAAAAATCCCTTCACATCGTGCAGCGAGTGCTGAATATGTGAAGGGATTAAAGATAAATATGGTACTGTGGCAAAAAAATGCCGCTTGCAGACTACTTAGTTGCCGCCTTTGCGTTGGGTGGCGGTTTCGATGAGTTTATCACGGAACTTCTTCTCTGCCTGATACATCAAATCTATTTTGTTGGCAGGTAAAACGGTACGAAACTTTTGTCGTATTCTTTGCTCAATTCCAACTCCGACTCCTGCATTTGAATAGGGTTTTGAGATGGATTGCGGCGTATGGCTTCTTTTTTATCTTGATATTCAAAATAAAGCATTAAAATTTTTCGGCTTCAGATGACGACAAGCCCATTTCCTGAGTAGAAAAAGCCCACTTTTACGGCGTTTACTTCTTCTTTATCGCTCTGCGCCTGAAACGGACTGATGGCGAAAAATCCCAGCATCATCACCACTAAAAACCACGCACTCATGTATTTTTTAATAAAAGTTTTCATATTTCAAAAGCTGTATTTATTTCGCTTATTTTATTGGATACCTTTGTTTGACAAAAAGTATTTTTTTAGGTTTAAAAACTGATTAAAAATAACGTAAAAAAGTATGTATCAAATTTACAATGATTTAGCAAAAATTTTCCAAGTCATCGGCTTCATAGAAACTAAAAACATTCAAGTTGCTTTGTTGTGCCAGTTGCGGCAAATCTTCTTCGGTGAGGTTGGTTTGCAACAAATAGTTAAATTGTTCATCATTCAGCTCTGCCAAAGCTGCATCTACATTGAAAGCGGACACAGCAGCGGGCTGTATCATATTCTGACGCAAAAAATAGCCGCTTACCAAAAACACCAACAAAACGGCTGCCACTGCCATTGCCGACCGCCAGCCTTGCAAGCGGCGTACCGGAGCAGCCTGTGGCATACTAATTACTTTAGCGGCTTGCTGCTCCTTTGGCAATTTTTCCAAAATTTGTTGGGGCAACTGCTGAAAATAACCGGAAGGTACACCGAAAGCATTTTCTTTGCACACCTGCGGCAATTCCACATCTTCGGCATCGGCGAGTGCGGCGGCTTTGGCAAGTACCATCTGGGGCAAAGATTCAAAATAGCCTTGCGGCACTTTTAAAGCAGAAGCGGCGGCGGTATATTGTTGCAAATGCCGTACTGTTTGCTCGCTTTCTTTTTCTGTTTGTTGGGCTTTTTGCAATACCTGTTGTGCCAAATTATCAAAATAAAGGGGCGGCACTTGAAAGTTTTTTGCACTGCGCAAAGCCGGTATTATTTCGCTGCTGTTGTCGGCTTGCTGCTGCTGTACAATATTGGCACAGGCAGCAATATTATCCGAAAAATAAGAGGCAGGTACATGAAAATTATTGCTGCGTTGCAAACGCATCAATGTCACGGCATTTTCTTGTTCAAGTTCGTGTAATATGTTATTCCATTCGTGCATAATCTACTTTGAAAAAATACTATAAGCAAGATGCCCGAGCGGGCAAATAGTTTAATCGTTGAGGATATATTTTTCTATTTTTTTGACAGCATGATGAAATGATGCTTTGAGTGCGCCTACCGAAGTGCCGAGTATCTCCGACATATCTTCGTATTTCATTTCATCATAATATCGCATCAAAAATACCTGCCGTTGTTTGTCGGGCAAGGCGGCAATGGCTTTTTGTAGTTTTATTTGTACATCATCGCCTTCAAAGTATGGGTCGGCTTTGAGTTGTACCGAAAGGTCGTGCTCTTCGCCCTCCATAGAAATGGTGGATTTGTTGTTGCGTTTTTGCAAAAAAGTGAGTGTTTCGTTGGTAGCCACGCGATACAGCCAAGTATAAAGTTTGGAATCCTTCCGAAAATTTTCCAAATTCAACCATACTTTTATAAATACATTTTGCAATACATCATCGGCATCGTCGTGGTTGAGTACCATTCGGCGAATATGCCAATAGAGTTTTTCCTGATATTTTTGCACCAATTCCGTAAATGCTTTTTCTTTGGTGGCAGGCTGCGCAAAACGTTGTAATATTTCCTCGTCTGAATATTGCGACATGGGCAAATGCTGATTGCTGTAAAAAAATTAAAAATATAAAGATATGAATATCATTAGAAATCAATAATAAAACGCTGTTTTAGTTTTTATTTTAATACATCAATATTTATATTTATTTCACTTTGCGGCGTTTCATTACTTTTTCGGCGGCGGCGGCAATGTTTTCGGCAGTAAGTCCGTATTTTTGGAGCAGTTCGTCGGGAGTGCCGCTTTCGCCAAAACTGTCGTTTACGGCTACCATCTCCATCGGTGCGGGTGCTTCCAATGCCAGCAACTGTGCGATACTGTCGCCCAAACCGCCATTGCGCTGGTGCTCTTCGGCACTGACGATGCAGCCGGTTTTTTTGAGGGTTTTGAGTATGGCGGTATTGTCCAAAGGCTTAATTGTGTGCATATTGATTACTTCGGCACGGATATTTTTGGCTGCCAGTATTTCGGCGGCTTGCAGGCTATACCACACGAGGTGTCCGCAGGCAATGATGCTCACATCGCTGCCCTCTTGCAATACCTGAGCTTTGCCAATCGTAAAATCCTGATCTTCGGTGGTAAAAATGGGCATCACCGGACGACCAAAGCGCAAATAGCAGGGACCTTTCCATTTGGCAACTGCTTTGGTGGCTACTTTGGTTTGCATATAATCGCAAGGCACTACCACTGTCATGTTGGGCAGGGCTTTCATCAGCGCAATATCCTCCAAAATTTGGTGAGTAGCACCGTCTTCGCCCAGCGTAAGCCCTGCGTGCGAAGCACATATTTTTACGTTTTTGTCGGAGTAGGCGATGCTTTGGCGAATTTGGTCATATACCCGACCGGTGGAAAAATTGGCAAAAGTGCCGGTAAAAGGAATTTTTCCGCCGATAGTGAGGCCAGCGGCGATGCTCATCATATTAGCTTCGGCAATACCGCACTGAAAAAATCTTTCCGGAAAATCTGCAATAAATTTATTCATTTTCAAAGAGCCTACCAAGTCGGCGCAAAGTGCCACTATATTTGGATTTTCTTTTCCCAATTCATAAAGTCCGTCACCAAAACCACTGCGCGTATCGGCTTTGCCATAGATAGTATATGCCATATTAATATTTATATTTTTAAAAATCTTGTAATAAAATTTGGGCGTAAAATCAGATAAAATGAAACCAAAACAATGATTAACTTTGCAAATATAGCGATGTATCTCTTTTAACA
Above is a genomic segment from Sphingobacteriales bacterium containing:
- a CDS encoding RNA polymerase sigma factor gives rise to the protein MSQYSDEEILQRFAQPATKEKAFTELVQKYQEKLYWHIRRMVLNHDDADDVLQNVFIKVWLNLENFRKDSKLYTWLYRVATNETLTFLQKRNNKSTISMEGEEHDLSVQLKADPYFEGDDVQIKLQKAIAALPDKQRQVFLMRYYDEMKYEDMSEILGTSVGALKASFHHAVKKIEKYILND
- a CDS encoding transketolase family protein — its product is MAYTIYGKADTRSGFGDGLYELGKENPNIVALCADLVGSLKMNKFIADFPERFFQCGIAEANMMSIAAGLTIGGKIPFTGTFANFSTGRVYDQIRQSIAYSDKNVKICASHAGLTLGEDGATHQILEDIALMKALPNMTVVVPCDYMQTKVATKAVAKWKGPCYLRFGRPVMPIFTTEDQDFTIGKAQVLQEGSDVSIIACGHLVWYSLQAAEILAAKNIRAEVINMHTIKPLDNTAILKTLKKTGCIVSAEEHQRNGGLGDSIAQLLALEAPAPMEMVAVNDSFGESGTPDELLQKYGLTAENIAAAAEKVMKRRKVK